In one window of Chryseobacterium phocaeense DNA:
- a CDS encoding endonuclease, whose product MKKIILCTVIAGLANAQAPAGYYNSANGLTGAALKTALSSIITSGHQDKGYSGLWTGYKTTDIDKHYENDGSIMDIYSEKPTGTDPYKYTPGTNQCGTYSVEGNCYNREHIVPQSLFSEASPMVSDIHFIRATDGKVNGMRSNYPFGKVGSATFTSKNGSKLGSSSSPGYAGTVFEPIDEFKGDVARMIFYFVTRYQSKLSGFSSGNMLGNSAFPGLQTWELNVLMAWHNQDPVSATEISRNNASYTFQGNRNPFIDNPNYVAQIWGTAGPGNPDPGTPTNPGTNCVNETFETIPSASASSYSTRTWTGSGISWTATDARTDQTINTKAITVRDGALTSGSSANGIGSLTVTTQLKFSGSNGTFDVKVNGTTVGTVPYGTTAATTTINNINISGNVTVSLVNNSSSNRVAIDDLKWTCYSSAAGKQAQKASVSLDENAIEELQVYPNPISGQEIFVKGDTSHIQKAEIFNLQGKTLQTINNPFKNGNSIKIRNLEQGIYILKLDQSTLKFIVK is encoded by the coding sequence CTTGCAAATGCCCAGGCTCCTGCAGGGTATTACAATTCAGCGAACGGATTAACCGGTGCCGCACTGAAAACAGCATTAAGCTCTATTATCACCAGCGGACATCAGGACAAAGGCTACAGCGGGCTTTGGACAGGTTATAAAACAACCGACATCGATAAGCACTACGAAAATGACGGCTCTATCATGGATATTTATTCTGAAAAACCAACGGGAACCGATCCTTACAAATATACTCCGGGTACCAACCAGTGCGGTACTTATTCTGTAGAAGGCAATTGCTACAACAGAGAACACATTGTTCCGCAAAGTTTATTCAGTGAGGCTTCTCCTATGGTTTCGGATATTCATTTTATCAGGGCTACAGACGGAAAAGTGAACGGAATGAGAAGCAATTATCCATTCGGGAAAGTGGGATCGGCAACATTTACTTCCAAAAACGGTTCAAAACTGGGAAGCTCATCTTCTCCAGGATATGCAGGAACTGTTTTTGAGCCGATTGACGAATTTAAAGGGGATGTAGCAAGAATGATCTTTTATTTTGTAACCCGTTACCAAAGCAAACTGTCCGGTTTTTCTTCAGGAAATATGCTGGGGAATTCCGCGTTTCCGGGATTACAGACCTGGGAACTGAACGTTCTGATGGCATGGCACAATCAGGATCCTGTATCTGCTACGGAGATCAGCAGAAATAATGCTTCCTATACTTTTCAGGGGAACAGAAACCCATTCATCGACAATCCTAATTATGTAGCACAAATCTGGGGGACTGCCGGTCCTGGAAATCCTGATCCGGGAACTCCAACCAACCCTGGTACCAACTGTGTGAATGAAACCTTTGAAACAATTCCTTCTGCCAGTGCCTCATCTTACAGCACCAGAACATGGACCGGAAGCGGGATTTCATGGACTGCCACTGATGCAAGAACAGACCAGACCATCAATACGAAAGCCATCACGGTAAGAGACGGTGCTTTAACTTCAGGAAGCTCTGCAAATGGTATCGGATCACTGACGGTTACTACACAGCTTAAGTTTTCAGGAAGCAACGGAACTTTTGATGTAAAAGTGAACGGCACAACGGTAGGAACCGTTCCTTACGGAACTACAGCAGCTACAACAACCATTAATAATATCAATATTTCAGGAAACGTTACAGTAAGCTTGGTTAACAACTCATCCAGCAACAGAGTGGCTATCGACGATCTTAAATGGACTTGCTATTCATCAGCTGCAGGGAAACAGGCACAAAAGGCATCTGTATCCCTTGATGAAAATGCCATTGAGGAGCTTCAGGTATATCCTAACCCGATTTCCGGACAGGAAATTTTTGTTAAAGGTGATACCAGCCACATTCAAAAAGCAGAAATTTTCAATCTTCAGGGTAAAACGCTCCAGACGATCAACAATCCTTTTAAAAATGGAAACTCTATTAAGATCAGAAATCTTGAGCAGGGAATTTATATTTTAAAACTGGATCAGTCAACTTTGAAGTTTATTGTGAAGTAA
- a CDS encoding LemA family protein: MLKFNVEKAYGNIDVVLKQRADEIPNLVSVAKHFMNYEKEILTRLTELRASYTNASDSEKKTALANETSKALSSFFAVSENYPELKSNTNFLELQSRISGLENKIADRREFFNDSVNLYNIGIHEFPNVIFAKMFGYREKSLLEVPDPEKQYHGVQF, translated from the coding sequence ATGCTTAAATTTAATGTTGAAAAAGCGTACGGAAATATTGATGTGGTTCTGAAGCAGAGAGCGGATGAAATTCCCAATCTCGTCAGTGTTGCCAAACATTTCATGAACTATGAAAAAGAAATTCTTACCCGTCTTACTGAGCTGAGGGCTTCCTACACTAACGCTTCAGATTCTGAAAAAAAGACCGCACTGGCTAATGAAACCTCTAAAGCTTTGTCCTCATTTTTTGCGGTTTCTGAAAACTATCCCGAGCTTAAATCCAACACTAATTTCCTTGAATTACAGAGCCGGATTTCCGGACTTGAAAATAAAATAGCAGACCGCAGAGAATTTTTTAACGACAGCGTAAACCTTTACAATATCGGGATCCACGAATTTCCCAATGTAATTTTTGCAAAAATGTTCGGTTACAGAGAAAAATCCTTACTCGAAGTTCCTGATCCTGAAAAGCAATACCATGGCGTTCAGTTTTAA